The Hymenobacter sp. DG25A nucleotide sequence GCCAGAAAGCGGAGAAGGACCGCGTAGACCAGGAAATCCGGGCTGCGCTGGCTGCCACGACGGGCAAAATTGCCATCGTGTCGCCTACCATCATCAGCCCTTCTACCAAAAAGGTAATTGCTGAGTTTGCCTCGCGCTACCCTAGCACGGAGCACGTGATGTACGATGCCAACTCGGCATCGGGCCTGCTGCGCGCCAACGGCGGAGTTGCTCCCGCTTACGACTTCAGCAAAGCCGATGTGATTGTAAGCCTGGGCGCCGATTTCCTCGGTACCTGGCTCTCACCGGTGGAGTTTGCCCGTCAGTACGTCTCCAACCGCAAAGTATCCAGCGACAAGAAGACCATGTCGCGCCACTTCCAGTTCGAATCAGCGCTGTCGCTGACGGGCTCCAACGCTGACGTACGCGTGCCGTTGAAGCCCTCGGAACTGGGTGCTGCTACTCTGGCGCTGTATAACGACGTGGTAGGAGGGGGCGCTGCCTCTTCTTACAGCAACGCCCAGCTAAAGAAAGCCGCTACGGAGTTGAAAGCAGCCCGCGGCCGTGGCCTCGTGGTATCGGGCTCTAACGACCCGGCAGTGCAGACGCTGGTAGCCGCCATCAACAGCAGCCTCGGCTCTACGGCGGTTGACCTGGCTAATCCTTCCATGATCCGTCAGGGCGACGACGCCCGCATGGCGCGTCTGGTGAACGAGCTGAAAGCCGGCTCCGTAGGCGCTGTGATTTTCTACAACGCTAACCCGGTGTATGACCACCCGATGGGCGACGTAGTGAAAGCCGCACTGCCCAACGTAAAACTCACCATCTCCCTCAACGACCGTCTCGACGAGACTGGTTCGCTGTGTACTTACGCTGTTCCGGATCATCACTATCTGGAATCGTGGAATGACTATGAGCCCAAGCGTGGCTTCCTAAGCCTGGCTCAGCCCGCCATTTCGCCGCTGTTTGCTACCCGTCAGGCGCAGGATTCGCTGCTGACCTGGGCCGGCAACCCTTCCAGCTACTACAACTTCCTCCGCAATCAGTGGAAAGGCCTGCTGGGCGGTAACTTCCAGAAAGGCTGGGATAAGGCCGTGCATGATGGCGTGGCACTGGGTACGGCTTCGGCCGCGCCGGCTGCTCCTGTAGCACCGGCCATGGGTGTGGGTGAGGCTGTTGCGGCCATCAACTCTGCCCCTAAAGGTTCGGGCGTTGAACTGGCTATCTACGAGAAAGTAGGGGTCGGTAACGGCTCCGAAGGCAACAACCCCTGGCTGCAGGAACTGCCCGACCCGGTATCGAAAGCTACCTGGGGCAACTACGTAGCTGTGCCGCGCGCTATGGCTGTGGAGCAGAAGTGGGAGCAGGGTGACGTGCTGAAGGTAACGGCAAACGGTAAATCCGTAGAGCTGCCCGTGCTGATTCAGCCAGGCCAGGCTGCCGGCTCCGTGAGCATTGCCCTGGGCTATGGCCGCCAGATGGCGGGTAAAGTAGGCAACAACGTAGGTGCCAACGTACTGCCCATGGCTACGATGCGCAACGGCGCTATCATCTACGCCAACAACGTAACGCTGGAAAAAACCGGCGCTAAGTCGCCCATTGCCCAGACGCAGACACACCACACCATCATGGACCGCAAGCCGGTGGTGCAGGAGTCTACGCTGAAGCAGTATATCGAAAACCCCAAAGAGGTTACGGAATACGAGAAGCTCTCTACCCCGGATGGTCTGGTAGCGCCTGCTAAAGTATCCTTGTGGCAGGACTACGAATACAAGAACCACCACTGGGGCATGGCCATCGACCTCAACTCATGCATTGGCTGCGGCTCGTGCGTGATTGGGTGCCAGGCGGAAAACAACGTAGCCGTAGTAGGCAAGCAGGAGGTTATCAACCGTCGCGAGATGCACTGGATGCGTATCGACCGCTACTACAGCTCCGACGCGCACAAAACCGATTTCGATACCAAAGGCAAGCTGGACACCTACGCAGCCATGGAAGACCCCTCCGAGAATCCCTCGGTTATCTTCCAGCCGATGATGTGCCAGCACTGCAACCACGCTCCTTGCGAAACGGTGTGCCCGGTACTAGCTACCACGCACAGCTCGGAAGGTCTCAACCAGATGACCTACAACCGTTGCGTAGGTACGCGTTACTGCGCTAACAACTGCCCTTACAAAGTGCGTCGCTTTAACTGGTTCTCGTACACTTCCAACGAGAAGTTTGAAGCCGTAAACGGCCACATGTTCACGGATCTGGGCCGCATGGTCCTGAACCCGGACGTAACCGTACGTGCCCGTGGTGTGATGGAAAAGTGCTCGATGTGCGTACAGCGCATTCAGCTGGGTAAGCTGGAAGCCAAGAAGCAGAAGCGTCGTCCGCAGGATGGCGAGATTATAACGGCTTGTGCTCAGTCTTGCCCTACTCAGGCTATCGTATTCGGTGACATGCGCGATGCTGACTCCCTTATTGGCAAGCTGCTGCGCCGCGAAGACGGTGAGCGTGCCTTCCACGTACTGGATGGCATCAACGTGCAGCCGAACGTCACGTACCTGACTAAGATTCGCAACACGGAGAAGTCAGAGTTTAACGCCTAGAAATTGAGCTCCTTGGGAAGCAGTATTGCCTTCAGCACCGCTGCTTCCCCCATTACCCATTTAAGTCCAAAACTATGCAGCACGTATCGCCTGTACGGGAGCCGCTCGTAACCGGGGGGAAATCGTACCACGACGTCACCCAGGACGTGTGCCGCCAGGTAGAAGCCAAGCCGAATATTCGGTGGATGGCGGCCCTGAGCGTTGCCCTCTTTTTCCTCGGCATTTTCTTCTACTCCGTGTACCGCACCCTGTGGTATGGTATCGGGGAGTGGGGTCTGAACAAAACGGTCGGCTGGGCCTGGGATATCACCAACTTCGTGTGGTGGGTAGGTATCGGTCACGCCGGCACCCTGATTTCGGCAGTACTGCTGCTGTTCCGTCAGAAGTGGCGCACCTCCATTAACCGCGCAGCCGAGGCAATGACCATCTTTGCCGTAATCTGCGCCGCCATGTTCCCGGTTCTGCACATGGGCCGTCCGTGGCTGGCCTATTGGGTGTTCCCGCTGCAAAACACGTTTGGCTCGCTGTGGGTGAACTTCAACTCGCCGCTGCTGTGGGACGTATTCGCTATTTCGACCTATTTCACCGTGTCACTGGTGTTCTGGTACACGGGTCTGGTGCCCGACTTCGCTACCATCCGTGACCGGGCGAAAGGCCCGATTGCTAAAGTAGCCTACTCACTGTTGAGCATGGGCTGGAAAGGCTCTGCCAAGCACTGGTCGCGCTACGAAACGGTGTCCCTGATTCTGGCTGGTGTTTCTACGCCGCTGGTACTGTCGGTACACACCATTGTATCCATGGACTTTGCTACCTCGGTTGTTCCGGGCTGGCACACCACCATCTTCCCGCCTTACTTCGTTGCTGGTGCTATCTTCTCCGGCTTCGCCATGGTACTTACCCTGATGCTTATCACGCGGGTAGTATTTAAGCTGGAAGACTACATTACTCTGGAGCACATTGCCCTCATGAACAAAATCATGATGATTACGGGC carries:
- a CDS encoding TAT-variant-translocated molybdopterin oxidoreductase, encoding MQESPKYWKGIEELENSPEFVKDAFSEFADYLPVKESFGSSDATVAPRRDFLKLMGFGIAAATLASCETPVRKAIPYLNKPQEVDPGIANFYASTYFTGQDYNSVLVKTREGRPIKLEGNPESPITRGGLSARAQASVLSLYDGGRLQNFAIKGQKAEKDRVDQEIRAALAATTGKIAIVSPTIISPSTKKVIAEFASRYPSTEHVMYDANSASGLLRANGGVAPAYDFSKADVIVSLGADFLGTWLSPVEFARQYVSNRKVSSDKKTMSRHFQFESALSLTGSNADVRVPLKPSELGAATLALYNDVVGGGAASSYSNAQLKKAATELKAARGRGLVVSGSNDPAVQTLVAAINSSLGSTAVDLANPSMIRQGDDARMARLVNELKAGSVGAVIFYNANPVYDHPMGDVVKAALPNVKLTISLNDRLDETGSLCTYAVPDHHYLESWNDYEPKRGFLSLAQPAISPLFATRQAQDSLLTWAGNPSSYYNFLRNQWKGLLGGNFQKGWDKAVHDGVALGTASAAPAAPVAPAMGVGEAVAAINSAPKGSGVELAIYEKVGVGNGSEGNNPWLQELPDPVSKATWGNYVAVPRAMAVEQKWEQGDVLKVTANGKSVELPVLIQPGQAAGSVSIALGYGRQMAGKVGNNVGANVLPMATMRNGAIIYANNVTLEKTGAKSPIAQTQTHHTIMDRKPVVQESTLKQYIENPKEVTEYEKLSTPDGLVAPAKVSLWQDYEYKNHHWGMAIDLNSCIGCGSCVIGCQAENNVAVVGKQEVINRREMHWMRIDRYYSSDAHKTDFDTKGKLDTYAAMEDPSENPSVIFQPMMCQHCNHAPCETVCPVLATTHSSEGLNQMTYNRCVGTRYCANNCPYKVRRFNWFSYTSNEKFEAVNGHMFTDLGRMVLNPDVTVRARGVMEKCSMCVQRIQLGKLEAKKQKRRPQDGEIITACAQSCPTQAIVFGDMRDADSLIGKLLRREDGERAFHVLDGINVQPNVTYLTKIRNTEKSEFNA
- the nrfD gene encoding NrfD/PsrC family molybdoenzyme membrane anchor subunit: MQHVSPVREPLVTGGKSYHDVTQDVCRQVEAKPNIRWMAALSVALFFLGIFFYSVYRTLWYGIGEWGLNKTVGWAWDITNFVWWVGIGHAGTLISAVLLLFRQKWRTSINRAAEAMTIFAVICAAMFPVLHMGRPWLAYWVFPLQNTFGSLWVNFNSPLLWDVFAISTYFTVSLVFWYTGLVPDFATIRDRAKGPIAKVAYSLLSMGWKGSAKHWSRYETVSLILAGVSTPLVLSVHTIVSMDFATSVVPGWHTTIFPPYFVAGAIFSGFAMVLTLMLITRVVFKLEDYITLEHIALMNKIMMITGSIVGVAYITEFFIAWYSQVEFEQYAFINRATGPYWWAYWSMMTCNVISPQLVWFRRVRYSIPATFVLSIIVNIGMWFERFVIIVTSLHRDYLPSSWAMFSPTIIDIGIYVGTLGLFFTLFLLFAKFFPVINMAEVKAVLKYTVDNGPTYTGHDPHHAAHQPATHGVPASAPVNYDKHD